A stretch of Nonomuraea africana DNA encodes these proteins:
- a CDS encoding ABC transporter permease: MTATGVVDVRIPASGAGHDLRAVKVVLHREMLRFVSDRTRMLSMLVQPVLWLFVMGTGLGTLVSGSIPGVDFRTFMYPGMISMTVIMTAMFSAGSIVWDREFGFLREMLVAPVSRGAIVVGKCLGGAVVACAQGLIILAMAGLVGVPYSPGLMLTLLGEMFLAAFTITAFGVTLAARMRNMQTFFGLMQMAIMPMMFLSGAMFPLANLPSWLHLLTTVNPLTYAVDPMRQAVFAHLDIPPQVDAVLNPGVQWYGWQVPVAVELGLVALIGAALLGIAIAQFRKAE; this comes from the coding sequence ATGACGGCGACCGGCGTGGTGGACGTCCGGATACCCGCCTCCGGCGCGGGACACGACCTGCGGGCGGTCAAGGTGGTGCTGCACCGCGAGATGCTGCGCTTCGTCAGCGACCGCACGCGCATGCTGTCGATGCTGGTCCAGCCGGTGCTGTGGCTGTTCGTGATGGGCACCGGCCTCGGCACACTGGTGAGCGGCTCCATCCCCGGCGTCGACTTCCGCACGTTCATGTACCCCGGCATGATCTCGATGACGGTCATCATGACCGCGATGTTCTCGGCGGGCTCGATCGTGTGGGACAGGGAGTTCGGCTTCCTGCGCGAGATGCTCGTGGCGCCGGTCTCGCGCGGCGCGATCGTGGTCGGCAAGTGCCTCGGCGGGGCGGTCGTGGCCTGCGCGCAGGGCCTCATCATCCTGGCGATGGCCGGGCTGGTGGGCGTGCCGTACTCGCCGGGGCTGATGCTGACGCTGCTGGGAGAGATGTTCCTCGCGGCGTTCACGATCACCGCCTTCGGGGTCACGCTGGCCGCCCGCATGCGCAACATGCAGACCTTCTTCGGCCTGATGCAGATGGCGATCATGCCGATGATGTTCCTGTCGGGCGCGATGTTCCCGCTGGCCAACCTGCCCTCGTGGCTGCACCTGCTGACCACGGTCAACCCGCTCACCTACGCCGTCGACCCGATGCGCCAGGCGGTCTTCGCCCACCTCGACATCCCTCCGCAGGTCGACGCGGTGCTCAACCCCGGCGTCCAGTGGTACGGCTGGCAGGTGCCCGTGGCCGTCGAGCTCGGCCTGGTGGCGCTGATCGGCGCGGCCCTGCTGGGCATCGCGATCGCGCAGTTCAGGAAGGCCGAATAG
- a CDS encoding ATP-binding cassette domain-containing protein gives MSAVTVKGLKKTYGKVEAVKGVDFEVRPGEVFGFLGPNGAGKTTTISMLCTLVNPTGGSASVAGHDVVRERDQVRRNIGLVFQDPTLDGYLTAEQNLRFHAELYGVPKQLVGDRIRQVMEMVALWDRKDAKVMTFSGGMKRRLEIARGLLHSPRVLFLDEPTVGLDPQTRSAIWGYINKLRHKEDITIFMTTHYMDEAEYCDRIAIIDHGEIVVIDSPEALKASVGKDRVQIHTGDDARAIAALQERFGLEAAVHEGAVTFAVASGEEFVPRLFAELGLPIKAVSVSRPSLDDVFMSYTGSTIRDAESGSGNEWMKAMARR, from the coding sequence ATGAGCGCGGTCACGGTGAAGGGCCTGAAGAAGACCTACGGCAAGGTCGAGGCCGTCAAGGGCGTCGACTTCGAGGTGCGGCCCGGCGAGGTCTTCGGCTTCCTCGGCCCCAACGGCGCGGGCAAGACCACCACGATCAGCATGCTCTGCACGCTGGTCAACCCCACGGGCGGCAGCGCGAGCGTCGCGGGACACGACGTGGTCAGGGAGCGCGACCAGGTGCGGCGCAACATCGGGCTGGTCTTCCAGGACCCGACGCTCGACGGCTACCTGACCGCCGAGCAGAACCTCCGTTTCCACGCCGAGCTGTACGGCGTGCCGAAGCAACTGGTCGGCGACCGCATCAGGCAGGTCATGGAGATGGTGGCGCTCTGGGACCGCAAGGACGCCAAGGTGATGACCTTCTCCGGCGGCATGAAGCGGCGCCTGGAGATCGCGCGCGGCCTGTTGCACTCGCCCCGCGTGCTCTTCCTCGACGAGCCGACCGTCGGCCTCGACCCGCAGACCAGGTCGGCCATCTGGGGATACATCAACAAGCTGCGTCACAAGGAGGACATCACGATCTTCATGACGACGCACTACATGGACGAGGCCGAGTACTGCGACCGGATCGCGATCATCGACCACGGCGAGATCGTGGTCATCGACTCACCGGAGGCGCTGAAGGCCAGCGTCGGCAAGGACAGGGTGCAGATCCACACCGGCGACGACGCCAGGGCCATCGCGGCGCTCCAGGAGCGGTTCGGCCTCGAGGCGGCCGTCCACGAGGGCGCGGTGACGTTCGCGGTGGCCTCGGGCGAGGAGTTCGTGCCCCGCCTGTTCGCCGAGCTGGGGCTGCCCATCAAGGCGGTGAGCGTGTCGAGGCCCTCGCTCGACGATGTGTTCATGTCCTACACGGGCTCCACGATCAGGGACGCGGAGTCCGGCTCGGGCAACGAGTGGATGAAGGCGATGGCGAGGCGATGA
- a CDS encoding TetR/AcrR family transcriptional regulator: MRDVRTPTRNRRTEILEAAATLFAARGYHGVSIEDIGGAVGVSGPALYRHFSGKEALLTEMLTDVSTRLREAAVAVVTSAVDPSEALEALLDTQITFALEQPALITVHDRELGNVPEPHRRQIRRLQRLYVEEWVTVLAELHPGCPPPRLRAATHAAFGLLNSTPHSAGELPPEAMRELLRAMARAALSTLS, translated from the coding sequence ATGCGAGATGTGAGAACCCCTACCCGAAATCGCCGCACCGAGATCCTGGAGGCCGCCGCGACCCTGTTCGCCGCGCGCGGGTACCACGGGGTGTCCATCGAGGACATCGGCGGCGCGGTCGGTGTCTCGGGTCCCGCGCTCTACCGCCACTTCAGCGGCAAGGAGGCGCTGCTGACCGAGATGCTCACCGACGTGAGCACGCGCCTGCGCGAGGCGGCGGTCGCGGTGGTCACCTCCGCGGTGGATCCGTCGGAGGCGCTGGAGGCGCTGCTCGACACTCAGATCACGTTCGCGCTGGAGCAGCCCGCGCTGATCACGGTGCACGACAGGGAGTTGGGCAATGTGCCCGAGCCGCACCGGCGACAGATCAGGCGCCTGCAGCGGCTCTACGTCGAGGAGTGGGTGACCGTCCTGGCGGAGTTGCACCCCGGCTGCCCGCCGCCGCGCCTGCGGGCCGCGACGCACGCGGCGTTCGGACTGCTCAACTCGACGCCGCACAGCGCGGGTGAGCTGCCGCCCGAGGCGATGCGCGAGCTCCTGCGCGCGATGGCCCGCGCGGCTCTGTCCACGCTCAGTTAA
- a CDS encoding carboxyl transferase domain-containing protein yields the protein MFKRNAEVNERLAAELRERLAEAAKGGPERSRQRHVERGKLLPRDRVDGLLDPGSRFLELSPLAANGLYDDQAPAAGIITGVGRVSGRECVVVANDATVKGGTYYPMTVKKHLRAQEVALQNHLPCLYLVDSGGAFLPKQDEVFPDREHFGRIFYNQATMSARGIPQIAAVLGSCTAGGAYVPAMSDEAVIVRDQGTIFLGGPPLVKAATGEEVTAEELGGGDLHARVSGVTDHLAEDDAHALAIVRDIVATLAPKPACPWERAAAEEPDLDPRELYGIVPPDPRTPYDVREVVRRIVDGSRFLEFKAEYGTTLVTGFAHIHGHPVGIVANNGILFSESALKGAHFIELCDRRKIPLVFLQNISGFMVGKAYEAGGIAKHGAKMVTAVSCARVPKFTVVIGGSFGAGNYAMAGRAYSPRFLWMWPNARISVMGGEQAATVLTTVGNADADAIRAQYEHQGNPYYSTARLWDDGVIDPIDTRTVLGLGLSAAANAPLDPIGYGVFRM from the coding sequence ATGTTCAAGCGCAACGCCGAGGTCAACGAGCGCCTGGCGGCCGAGCTGCGTGAGCGCCTGGCCGAGGCCGCGAAGGGTGGCCCCGAGCGGTCCCGGCAGCGCCATGTCGAGCGCGGCAAGCTGCTGCCGCGCGACAGGGTCGACGGCCTGCTCGACCCCGGGTCCCGCTTCCTGGAGCTGTCGCCGCTGGCGGCCAACGGCCTCTACGACGACCAGGCCCCCGCCGCGGGCATCATCACGGGAGTCGGCAGGGTGTCGGGCCGCGAGTGCGTGGTCGTGGCCAACGACGCCACGGTCAAGGGCGGCACCTACTACCCGATGACCGTGAAGAAGCACCTCAGGGCACAGGAGGTGGCGCTGCAGAACCACCTGCCCTGCCTCTACCTGGTCGACTCGGGCGGCGCCTTCCTGCCGAAGCAGGACGAGGTCTTCCCCGACCGCGAGCACTTCGGGCGGATCTTCTACAACCAGGCCACGATGTCGGCGCGCGGCATCCCGCAGATCGCCGCGGTCCTCGGCTCCTGCACGGCGGGCGGCGCCTACGTCCCCGCGATGAGCGACGAGGCCGTCATCGTGCGCGACCAGGGCACGATCTTCCTCGGCGGGCCCCCGCTGGTGAAGGCGGCCACGGGGGAGGAGGTCACCGCCGAGGAGCTCGGCGGCGGCGACCTGCACGCGCGCGTCAGCGGCGTCACCGACCACCTGGCGGAGGACGACGCGCACGCGCTCGCCATCGTCCGCGACATCGTCGCGACGCTCGCGCCGAAGCCCGCCTGCCCCTGGGAGCGCGCCGCCGCGGAGGAGCCCGACCTCGATCCGCGGGAGCTGTACGGCATCGTGCCGCCCGACCCCCGCACGCCCTACGACGTCCGCGAGGTCGTCCGCCGCATCGTCGACGGCTCGCGCTTCCTGGAGTTCAAGGCCGAGTACGGCACCACGCTGGTCACCGGCTTCGCCCACATCCACGGCCACCCCGTCGGGATCGTGGCCAACAACGGCATCCTGTTCAGCGAGTCGGCGCTGAAGGGCGCGCACTTCATCGAGCTGTGCGACCGGCGGAAGATCCCTCTGGTCTTCCTGCAGAACATCAGCGGCTTCATGGTCGGCAAGGCCTACGAGGCGGGCGGCATCGCCAAGCACGGCGCGAAGATGGTGACCGCGGTGTCGTGCGCGCGGGTGCCGAAGTTCACCGTCGTGATCGGCGGGTCGTTCGGGGCCGGCAACTACGCGATGGCGGGCAGGGCGTACTCACCCAGGTTCCTGTGGATGTGGCCCAACGCCCGCATCTCGGTCATGGGCGGCGAGCAGGCGGCCACCGTGCTCACCACGGTCGGCAACGCGGACGCCGACGCGATCAGGGCGCAGTACGAACACCAGGGCAACCCCTACTACTCGACGGCCAGGCTGTGGGACGACGGCGTGATCGACCCCATCGACACCCGCACCGTCCTCGGGCTCGGGCTGTCGGCGGCGGCCAACGCGCCGCTCGACCCCATCGGCTACGGCGTCTTCCGGATGTGA
- a CDS encoding biotin carboxylase N-terminal domain-containing protein produces MFSTVLIANRGEIAVRIIRTLRSMGIASVAVHVEADAGALHVRLADHALQVPRYLDMEAVVAAALSSGAQAVHPGYGFLAENAEFARRCAAEGLAFIGPPAEAIEAMGDKIRAKRTVAAAGVPVVPGGTADLAAWSDFPALIKPSAGGGGKGMVLVRSAAELPEALASARRTAEAAFGDGTLLIERYIENPRHIEIQVLADAHGNVVHLGERECSLQRRHQKIIEEAPSPFVTAETRQAMGAAAVEAARSVGYTGAGTVEFIVDGRSGDYHFMEMNTRLQVEHPVTELVTGLDLVELQVRVAAGEPLPFGQESVRLRGHAVEARVYAEDPARGFLPTGGRVLALREPSAVRVDSSLAEGLVVGSDFDPMLSKVIAWAEDRSAALRSLDRALASTTVLGVTTNIPFLRALLAEPGVVAGTLDTGLVERVLPSLELAAPVPGEVLAAAALAFHTTPPARDPWEIADGWRVGERAWTTWRLESRDGVHEVGVRGLPASGVEVRLPAGAAHAAPQVVEARAVAEGDELAVTLGGRAFRFTVARQGETVWLGREGQAWALTRHRIGDPGDRAGAAGSGDGVVRSPMPGTVLLVKVAPGDQVNEGQPLVIVEAMKMEHTVTAPLAGVVSELPVKAGQSVDMDAVLAVVNPEE; encoded by the coding sequence ATGTTCAGCACCGTACTGATCGCGAACAGGGGCGAGATCGCCGTGCGGATCATCCGCACGCTCCGCTCCATGGGCATCGCCTCGGTCGCCGTCCACGTCGAGGCGGACGCGGGCGCGCTGCACGTGCGCCTGGCCGACCACGCCCTCCAGGTCCCGAGATATCTGGACATGGAGGCGGTGGTCGCGGCGGCGCTGTCGTCGGGAGCGCAGGCCGTCCACCCCGGCTACGGGTTCCTGGCCGAGAACGCCGAGTTCGCCCGCAGGTGCGCGGCGGAGGGGCTGGCCTTCATCGGCCCGCCGGCAGAGGCCATCGAGGCGATGGGCGACAAGATCCGCGCCAAGCGGACGGTCGCGGCGGCGGGCGTGCCGGTCGTGCCCGGCGGCACCGCCGACCTGGCCGCGTGGAGCGACTTCCCCGCGCTCATCAAGCCGTCGGCCGGTGGCGGCGGCAAGGGCATGGTGCTGGTGCGGTCGGCCGCCGAGCTGCCCGAGGCGCTCGCCTCCGCCCGCCGTACGGCGGAGGCGGCCTTCGGCGACGGCACCCTGCTGATCGAGCGCTACATCGAGAACCCCAGGCACATCGAGATCCAGGTGCTCGCCGACGCGCACGGCAACGTCGTGCACCTGGGCGAGCGCGAGTGCAGCCTCCAACGCCGCCACCAGAAGATCATCGAGGAGGCGCCCTCGCCCTTCGTCACCGCCGAGACGCGTCAGGCGATGGGGGCGGCGGCCGTCGAGGCGGCCCGATCCGTCGGCTACACCGGCGCGGGCACCGTCGAGTTCATCGTCGACGGGCGCTCGGGCGACTACCACTTCATGGAGATGAACACCAGGCTGCAGGTCGAGCACCCGGTCACCGAGCTGGTCACCGGGCTCGACCTGGTGGAGCTGCAGGTGCGGGTGGCCGCGGGCGAGCCGCTGCCCTTCGGCCAGGAGTCGGTACGGCTGCGCGGCCACGCGGTCGAGGCGCGCGTCTACGCCGAGGACCCGGCGCGCGGCTTCCTGCCCACGGGCGGCCGGGTGCTCGCGCTGCGCGAGCCGTCCGCCGTCAGGGTCGACTCCTCGCTGGCCGAAGGGCTGGTCGTCGGCAGCGACTTCGACCCGATGCTGTCGAAGGTGATCGCATGGGCCGAGGACCGGTCCGCCGCGTTGCGGTCGCTGGATCGGGCGCTGGCGTCCACGACGGTGCTGGGCGTGACGACGAACATCCCGTTCCTGCGGGCGCTGCTGGCCGAGCCGGGCGTCGTCGCGGGCACGCTGGACACCGGCCTGGTGGAGAGGGTGCTGCCCTCGCTCGAATTGGCCGCTCCCGTGCCCGGCGAGGTGCTGGCCGCCGCCGCGCTCGCCTTCCACACCACGCCGCCCGCGCGGGATCCGTGGGAGATCGCCGACGGATGGCGGGTGGGCGAGCGCGCCTGGACGACCTGGCGGCTGGAGTCGCGCGACGGCGTGCACGAGGTGGGGGTGCGCGGGCTGCCCGCCTCGGGCGTGGAGGTCCGCCTGCCCGCCGGCGCGGCGCACGCCGCCCCTCAGGTCGTGGAGGCCAGGGCGGTGGCCGAAGGGGACGAGCTGGCCGTCACTCTCGGCGGCCGGGCCTTCCGCTTCACCGTGGCCAGGCAGGGGGAGACGGTCTGGCTCGGGCGCGAGGGACAGGCGTGGGCGCTGACCAGGCACCGGATCGGCGACCCCGGCGACAGGGCGGGCGCGGCCGGCTCCGGCGACGGCGTGGTGCGCAGCCCGATGCCCGGCACCGTCCTGCTGGTCAAGGTCGCGCCGGGCGACCAGGTGAACGAAGGACAGCCGCTGGTGATCGTGGAGGCGATGAAGATGGAGCACACCGTCACCGCGCCCCTGGCGGGCGTGGTCTCCGAGCTGCCGGTCAAGGCGGGGCAGTCCGTCGACATGGACGCGGTCCTGGCCGTCGTGAACCCGGAGGAGTGA
- a CDS encoding hydroxymethylglutaryl-CoA lyase — MPFKIDGLPERVTVYEVGPRDGLQNEKAVVPVEVKAEFVDRLADAGHTVIEATSFVHPKWVPQLADSGELLAMLDRRPGIRYPVLVPNERGLDRALESGVDEVAVFASATETFAAKNLNRSLETQFDMFEPVIARALAAGVKVRAYVSMVFGDPWEGPTPIEQVVRVGTRLLDLGCHELSLGDTIGVGTPGHATALVEAFGDPSRLAVHFHDTYGQALANTLAALRAGVTVVDASTGGIGGCPYAESATGNLATEDLVWMLRGLGIDTGLDLGKLVATSVWLAERLGRPSPSRVVQALSKR, encoded by the coding sequence GTGCCATTCAAGATCGATGGTCTGCCCGAGCGGGTGACGGTCTACGAGGTGGGGCCGCGCGACGGCCTGCAGAACGAGAAGGCGGTCGTCCCCGTCGAGGTGAAGGCCGAGTTCGTCGACAGGCTCGCCGACGCGGGCCACACGGTGATCGAGGCGACCAGCTTCGTGCACCCGAAGTGGGTCCCGCAGCTGGCCGACTCGGGAGAGCTGCTGGCGATGCTCGACCGGCGGCCCGGCATCCGCTACCCGGTGCTGGTGCCCAACGAGCGGGGCCTCGACCGGGCCCTGGAGAGCGGCGTCGACGAGGTCGCGGTCTTCGCCAGCGCCACCGAGACCTTCGCCGCCAAGAACCTCAACAGGAGCCTCGAGACCCAGTTCGACATGTTCGAGCCGGTCATCGCCCGCGCCCTGGCGGCGGGGGTGAAGGTCCGCGCGTACGTCTCGATGGTGTTCGGCGACCCGTGGGAGGGCCCGACCCCGATCGAGCAGGTCGTACGGGTCGGCACCAGGCTGCTCGACCTCGGCTGCCACGAGCTGTCGCTCGGCGACACCATCGGCGTGGGCACCCCCGGCCACGCCACCGCGCTGGTCGAGGCGTTCGGCGACCCGTCCAGGCTCGCCGTCCACTTCCACGACACCTACGGCCAGGCACTGGCCAACACGCTCGCCGCGCTCAGGGCGGGCGTCACCGTCGTCGACGCCTCCACGGGAGGCATCGGCGGCTGCCCCTACGCCGAGTCGGCCACCGGCAACCTCGCCACCGAGGACCTGGTGTGGATGCTGCGAGGGCTCGGCATCGACACCGGACTCGACCTCGGCAAGCTCGTCGCCACCAGCGTCTGGCTCGCCGAACGGCTCGGCCGTCCCAGCCCCTCCCGGGTCGTCCAGGCCCTCTCGAAAAGGTGA
- a CDS encoding acyl-CoA dehydrogenase family protein — MLNDEYEELRKTVESFAREVVAPVIGDYYEREEFPYDIVRQMGAMGLFGLPIPEEYGGMGGDYFALCLALEELARVDSSVSITLEAAVSLGAMPIYRFGTAEQKERWLPELTSGRMLGAFGLTEPGGGSDVPGGMRTTAVLDGDEWVLNGTKAFITNSGTSLTGVVAVAALTGEREISTILVPSGTPGFTVSKKYSKVGWNASDTRELSFTDCRVPAANLLGERGRGYAQFLQTLDEGRIAIAALSVGLAQGCVDESLRYVRDRRAFGHPIGHYQAIQFKVADMEVRAHTARLAYYHAASLMLAGRPFKKEAAIAKLVSSNAAMDNARDATQIFGGYGFMNEFPVGRFYRDAKILEIGEGTSEVQRMLIARQLGLADL; from the coding sequence ATGCTCAACGACGAGTACGAAGAGTTGCGCAAGACCGTCGAGTCCTTCGCCCGCGAGGTGGTGGCGCCCGTCATCGGCGACTACTACGAGCGCGAGGAGTTCCCCTACGACATCGTCCGCCAGATGGGCGCCATGGGACTGTTCGGCCTGCCCATCCCCGAGGAGTACGGCGGCATGGGCGGCGACTACTTCGCCCTCTGCCTCGCCCTCGAGGAGCTGGCGCGGGTCGACTCCAGCGTGTCCATCACGCTGGAGGCGGCGGTGTCCCTGGGCGCGATGCCGATCTACCGCTTCGGGACGGCCGAGCAGAAGGAGCGCTGGCTGCCCGAGCTGACCTCGGGCCGGATGCTCGGCGCCTTCGGCCTCACCGAGCCCGGCGGCGGCAGCGACGTCCCCGGCGGGATGCGCACCACGGCCGTCCTCGACGGCGACGAGTGGGTGCTGAACGGCACCAAGGCGTTCATCACCAACTCGGGCACCTCGCTGACCGGCGTGGTCGCGGTGGCCGCCCTGACGGGTGAGCGCGAGATCTCCACGATCCTGGTGCCCAGCGGCACGCCCGGCTTCACCGTGTCGAAGAAGTACTCCAAGGTCGGATGGAACGCCTCCGACACCCGCGAGCTGTCCTTCACCGACTGCCGGGTGCCGGCGGCGAACCTGCTGGGCGAGCGGGGACGCGGCTACGCGCAGTTCCTGCAGACCCTCGACGAGGGCCGCATCGCGATCGCGGCGCTCAGCGTCGGGCTCGCGCAGGGCTGCGTGGACGAGTCGCTGCGCTACGTCCGCGACAGGCGCGCCTTCGGCCACCCCATCGGCCACTACCAGGCCATCCAGTTCAAGGTCGCCGACATGGAGGTGCGCGCGCACACCGCGCGCCTGGCCTACTACCACGCGGCGTCGCTCATGCTGGCCGGCAGGCCGTTCAAGAAGGAGGCGGCCATCGCCAAGCTGGTCTCCTCCAACGCGGCCATGGACAACGCCCGCGACGCCACCCAGATCTTCGGCGGCTACGGCTTCATGAACGAGTTCCCCGTCGGGCGCTTCTACCGGGACGCCAAGATCCTCGAGATCGGCGAGGGCACCAGCGAGGTCCAGCGCATGCTGATCGCCAGGCAGCTCGGCCTGGCGGATCTGTAG
- a CDS encoding GNAT family N-acetyltransferase — MTSDDPQIRRADASDADEIFALAREFGLTFRPERAAFDLAFPQLLENKDALILTAVADGRVQGYLLGFVHLTLFANGPVAWVEEAMVQSGFRRQGIGRSLLEEFEVWARERQAGYVALATRRAPEFYQALGYEESANFYRKVLR, encoded by the coding sequence ATGACCTCAGACGATCCGCAGATCCGGAGGGCGGACGCGAGCGACGCAGATGAGATCTTCGCGCTGGCGCGGGAGTTCGGGCTGACCTTCAGGCCCGAGCGCGCGGCGTTCGACCTGGCTTTCCCGCAGCTGCTCGAGAACAAGGACGCGCTGATCCTCACCGCGGTGGCCGACGGCCGCGTCCAGGGCTACCTACTGGGCTTCGTCCACCTCACCCTGTTCGCCAACGGACCCGTGGCGTGGGTGGAGGAGGCCATGGTGCAGTCCGGTTTCCGCAGGCAGGGCATCGGCAGGTCGCTGCTCGAGGAGTTCGAGGTCTGGGCGCGCGAACGGCAGGCGGGCTACGTCGCCCTGGCCACGCGGCGCGCCCCCGAGTTCTACCAGGCGCTCGGCTACGAGGAGTCGGCGAACTTCTATCGCAAGGTGCTGCGCTGA